The proteins below are encoded in one region of Rhizobacter sp.:
- a CDS encoding caspase family protein has protein sequence MKPAVTLALKAWLGLAAALAACAVFAATPSTTPQLRLVQEMHNAPLGQIRSDAAHTRLFSVSLDKTLRIWRMADLQLLRTVPLPAEAGMEGTPYGLAVAPDGQRAYVAGITGWAWGRASHVYVVDADRGRITGKLGRFDNDVVVSLDLSPDGKRLAVGLARGGLQVIDAETGASLGGDAAYGAPVTFVHHAADGRMATTSEDGCVRVYARDMALAFRAQYPPVAAGQPQCTGSELGGIRFSPDGKWLAFGVRYKADGGRQQPEVTVMDAATLTVRRTLKPDAADQQSLCCIAWSPDSGTLYVNGNVEGDGPTPIYRVRDVRSGALERWNVGRQQIANMLPLPQGQVVFATTVPSLTRVGADGQIVIDRDGQPQQRLPHNIDFHAQRSDPNALRLSADGQSLVLSRGDASRLWVNLAAQNQQAVLSTDGLDDAALQPARRSGAVKVATATGFYAYREPTTVNGKPVTLDREEGVRSWAVHATLPIAAFGTQWRLRLVDAQGRPLKGWENPPYLGAPAYHTLLTADGKKAVVALGDGTLRWFAVDSGRELLGLFVHNNGSDWVAWRADGYYASSPQGDQYVGWLVNRGDDRSPDFHRAVQFERRLYRPDLVRAALRPATLSAIATAEQLAETLRQMAAPRVSIEAITAGAEPGTVAVRLSAESTGQPIQELGVYVDGVPVLRPAERRVASGDAQRLTRTVTTRLNGASSVIRVEAETERSLGLDESAPLAAPAAARARPGRLWLVLTGVSRFDSVLACEARGDCKVRVTQLPNTTRDARELAAVLTRHTGKLFSSVSTVLLAEDAPDQPTKANLVSRLKELEQVSPDDTVLVFVASHGFTPDPASGEYYFLTKDSSQQDLLAVTSAKPGQPLDVRAAASLMSGTELHALLKRVPGKRILVLDTCHSGSADGRNDPYALSKRSAAAQIAVLSASQGDQLSYEVPPDPSGNTPQHGAFTYALMEALSGRAAAAPGAPVTLQGAFRYVGPRVNELLKRVPRAPSQRALQTPTLSANPALAGTALAAP, from the coding sequence GTGAAACCTGCAGTGACGCTGGCGCTCAAGGCGTGGCTGGGCCTCGCCGCGGCGCTGGCCGCGTGCGCTGTGTTTGCGGCCACGCCGAGCACCACGCCGCAGCTGCGCCTGGTGCAGGAGATGCACAACGCGCCGCTCGGCCAGATCCGCAGCGACGCGGCGCACACCCGGCTCTTCAGCGTCTCGCTCGACAAGACCCTGCGCATCTGGCGCATGGCCGACCTGCAGTTGCTGCGCACCGTGCCCTTGCCCGCCGAGGCGGGCATGGAAGGCACACCCTACGGCCTGGCTGTGGCCCCTGATGGGCAACGGGCCTACGTGGCCGGCATCACCGGCTGGGCGTGGGGCAGGGCCTCGCACGTCTACGTGGTCGACGCCGACCGTGGGCGCATCACCGGCAAGCTCGGCCGCTTCGACAACGACGTGGTGGTCTCGCTCGACCTGTCGCCCGATGGCAAGCGCCTCGCGGTGGGCCTGGCGCGCGGTGGCTTGCAGGTGATCGATGCCGAGACGGGCGCATCGCTCGGCGGTGATGCGGCCTATGGCGCGCCCGTGACCTTCGTGCACCACGCGGCCGACGGGCGCATGGCCACCACCTCCGAAGACGGCTGCGTGCGTGTGTATGCGCGAGACATGGCGCTCGCCTTCCGTGCGCAATACCCGCCGGTGGCCGCCGGGCAACCGCAATGCACCGGCTCCGAGCTCGGCGGCATCCGCTTCTCGCCCGATGGCAAGTGGCTGGCCTTCGGTGTGCGCTACAAGGCCGACGGCGGCCGCCAGCAGCCCGAGGTGACGGTGATGGACGCCGCGACGCTCACCGTGCGCCGCACCTTGAAGCCCGACGCCGCCGACCAGCAATCGCTGTGCTGCATCGCCTGGTCGCCCGACAGCGGCACGCTGTACGTCAACGGCAACGTCGAAGGCGACGGGCCGACGCCCATCTACCGGGTGCGCGACGTGAGGTCGGGTGCGCTCGAGCGCTGGAACGTGGGGCGCCAGCAGATCGCCAACATGCTGCCGCTGCCTCAGGGCCAGGTCGTGTTTGCGACGACCGTGCCCTCGCTCACGCGTGTGGGGGCCGATGGGCAGATCGTGATCGACCGCGACGGCCAGCCCCAGCAGCGCCTGCCGCACAACATCGACTTCCACGCGCAGCGCAGCGACCCGAACGCGCTGCGCCTGTCGGCCGACGGGCAGTCGCTGGTGCTCTCGCGCGGCGATGCCTCGCGACTGTGGGTGAACCTTGCCGCGCAGAACCAGCAGGCCGTGCTCTCTACCGACGGGCTCGACGATGCCGCGCTGCAGCCCGCGCGGCGCAGCGGGGCGGTGAAGGTGGCCACCGCCACCGGCTTCTATGCCTACCGCGAGCCGACGACCGTCAACGGCAAGCCGGTGACGCTCGACCGCGAGGAGGGCGTGCGCAGCTGGGCCGTGCATGCCACCCTGCCGATCGCCGCCTTCGGCACGCAGTGGCGCCTGCGCCTGGTCGATGCGCAAGGGCGGCCGCTCAAGGGCTGGGAGAACCCGCCGTATCTCGGCGCCCCGGCGTACCACACGCTCCTCACGGCCGACGGCAAGAAGGCCGTGGTGGCCCTGGGCGACGGCACGCTGCGCTGGTTCGCAGTCGACAGCGGCCGCGAGCTGCTGGGCCTCTTCGTGCACAACAACGGCAGCGACTGGGTGGCCTGGCGTGCCGACGGCTACTACGCATCGTCGCCGCAGGGCGACCAGTACGTGGGCTGGCTCGTCAACCGGGGTGACGACCGCAGCCCCGACTTCCACCGCGCGGTGCAGTTCGAACGCCGGCTCTACCGGCCCGACCTCGTGCGCGCGGCGCTGCGGCCGGCCACGCTCTCGGCCATTGCCACGGCCGAGCAGCTTGCCGAGACGCTGCGGCAGATGGCCGCGCCGCGCGTGAGCATCGAGGCCATCACCGCGGGCGCCGAGCCGGGCACGGTGGCGGTGCGGCTGAGTGCCGAGTCCACCGGCCAGCCGATCCAGGAGCTCGGGGTGTATGTCGACGGCGTGCCGGTGCTGCGCCCGGCTGAGCGCCGGGTGGCGAGTGGCGATGCGCAGCGCCTCACGCGCACCGTCACCACGCGGCTGAACGGCGCAAGCTCGGTCATCCGCGTCGAGGCCGAGACCGAGCGTTCGCTGGGCCTGGACGAATCGGCGCCGCTGGCAGCGCCCGCCGCAGCCCGTGCCAGGCCGGGCCGGCTGTGGCTGGTGCTGACCGGCGTGTCGCGCTTCGACAGCGTGCTGGCGTGCGAGGCGCGTGGCGATTGCAAGGTGCGCGTGACCCAGCTGCCCAACACCACGCGCGATGCGCGCGAGCTGGCGGCCGTGCTCACGCGCCACACTGGCAAGCTCTTCAGCAGCGTGAGCACCGTGCTGCTGGCCGAAGACGCGCCCGACCAGCCGACCAAGGCCAACCTCGTCTCGCGCCTCAAGGAGCTGGAGCAGGTGAGCCCCGACGACACCGTGCTCGTCTTCGTGGCCTCGCACGGCTTCACGCCCGACCCGGCCTCCGGCGAGTACTACTTCCTCACCAAGGACTCGTCGCAGCAAGACCTGCTCGCGGTGACGAGCGCCAAACCCGGCCAGCCGCTCGACGTGCGTGCCGCCGCCAGCCTGATGAGCGGTACCGAGCTGCATGCGCTGCTCAAGCGTGTGCCCGGCAAGCGCATCCTGGTGCTCGACACCTGCCACTCGGGCAGCGCCGATGGGCGCAACGACCCGTATGCCTTGTCCAAGCGCAGCGCGGCGGCGCAGATCGCGGTGCTCTCGGCGTCGCAGGGCGACCAGCTTTCCTACGAGGTCCCCCCTGATCCTTCGGGCAACACGCCGCAGCATGGCGCCTTCACCTACGCCTTGATGGAGGCGCTGTCGGGCCGCGCCGCGGCGGCACCCGGTGCGCCGGTGACGCTGCAGGGCGCCTTCCGCTACGTCGGCCCGCGGGTCAACGAGCTGCTCAAGCGGGTGCCGCGTGCACCCTCGCAGCGTGCGCTGCAGACCCCGACCCTGAGCGCGAACCCGGCACTCGCGGGCACGGCACTTGCGGCGCCCTGA